The window acgcTTTGAATGTTGACAATAAGATAAAAATCTGCAAGAAAGTGACttgcattgattttttttaatgcaagatTTATTTACATGGACTCCATAGGTACTAGGGAATAGTGTAAATGGTTGTTTAGCTACCTGCTTCTTTTGAGATCCTCCAAAGATCATAATCCCAAGAGCTCCACATACAGTTTAAGTACATCTGTTGGCTGTCTACTGCAGGAAGCCTCCAGCTTGTAGCAGTTGGCAGAGCTAGTGAGGCAGAGAATACCTGTTCTGCAGAATTTCGGAATTTAATGTGTCTATTAATTAAGCTCTGTGGCAATTTTCACGAATATGGATGGCATTGAAACGAGCAAGGCAAAATGAATCCTTTCAGGCGATGAGCTTTCTAAATAATACATTGTAAGTATCTATCTCTAGTCACATTTATCTTTATCGTTTACCAAccttaaatattttgtttttcatattcTGCATGTAAGTGTGAACATGGATATTCAGTACTTATTTTCTGTTCCTGTAGAACTCACAATCTGAGTTGGCATGAGAtaagaagtgggatttgaagttGGATCCACCGATTCTCGGTCAGCTGCTCTAACCGTTAGGTTTCTCTTCCACTTCTTCTAACGTTAAGTGGTGAAATGTGATATTTCAAATATACCTCACTGACAGGGTAAAGCTTGGAAACACCAAAAGAATATTATTCaccttctttctccttttccaaCCTCACTTGTTGTGTATCATTGCCTTTTTCCAACTCTTTTCTTAATGTATCAAAAGACATCAATCACTGCCAAACAAACCTTGAGCAGATCATCAAGTTTAAGTGGGAAGGGCAATTGTCAGTTTGAAATTGTATCGCCGATGCCATCACTTCTTGATTGCATAAAATCATGAATCTTACTGTTTACTTTCAGACCCAGAACGAGATGAAAACGATTTCATTGTCTTCAGGAAGACAGGAATTCATCACTGGAAGTAGTCGGAGATTCTGAACAGTTTCACTGATGGTTATGTCCACGTAATTAAGTAATATCTTGAGAGAGCTGATGAACTATGTTTTGAGTATGAGGAAAGGCAGCCAACGGGTATCACACGGTGAGTAGACTTCATATGGGGAAAGTGCTGATCTGTGCGCTTGAGACGATCTCGATACATAGGACTGGGATGGATTTTTAAAAGCGAGCTCTTCATTTGGCTACAGATGTCCAGCTCTATATTCACAATCTCCATGATCAGCGTGTAGAACTTGTTGAGAGGCAAAGAACTATAAAATAGTGTTTGGTGCCCAACTGCAAAGATTCAGcgtgagataaccagttatctctgctgagtATTCGCAATCAGCACCAAAATGTTAATCAGCTATATTGCACggtaaccagcaatattcagcgctgaccggctaagtttagcaggcaaatTGGATCGCATAAATATCAGTCCCATCCTTTTTATCAATCTATGAGTCCGCTATTTActgaccagtgctgaatattctcaAAGGGTcacttttaccaagttgcggcaaaagagggccagtgctggcatcagagcgtgttttacatgcgcaccaaggcccccttttaccgcagctggtaaaagggaaggtttcactttcctgcaggaaatggcgtgGCCATTTCCGGAGGAAACCCTTACTGCCACGTATTGaggtggtgctaagggctcccatgctaacccgacaGTGcgcgattactgccaggtaatgACGGCAtgtagggatgggaagtaccaacaggctgctgcggtagcttgGCGGTACTCCAGttatagtgagcagtaagcctgcatcgggcttactgccgcttagtaaacggAGCTCTTAGCCAGATAAGtgagtgccgccccccccccccccccccaaaatccagatatttaatgccagtcactggaaaatgcctggcattgaatatccgggatcaGCATCGACCGCAACTCTTATGCAGCCTTCCCCCCGCCAGCGGAATATTGGCCCCGTCCTTTTTATCAATCTATGAATCCAAAGAAAGTACTTCAAGAGAGACCATAATCCAACACTTGGATGCTGCTCTCTGAAGGGTTTCTGAGGGATGTCTGAGTTACTATGGGATGTCTGTATAATAAGAGCATATAAGCAGCAGAATCCATTGTTCAGTTCCTTTGGGTGATTAATGAGTGTGTTTTGAGCATACAAAGCTGTCTATAGAAGACAGAACATGAAAGACCAAATTTATCTGGCATCTTAAGTCCTTCTTTCTATTTATCAGTTCTTAAACACTACTAGGTTTATGAGCCACTGCACTTAAACATATCAAAGAGACACCCCTTGCTCCATAGACTATATAGTCTAGTCAAGATAAACATAATATATAACAAAAATAGACTCTAGGAGAATGTTTTAGAGAAGTAGTCAAGATGTAAAAATAACTTCAAAAAGGAGAGACGGAGCATCAATGTTCTCTGAGCATCTGTCTCGTTTCATGTATTCCTTTCCATTGTCTCTTGTGCTTCTGTTTCCCTACAGTTCATAAAGTGGAAGGAATGGCGGTCAGGAATGAAACCAGAGTCACACAGTTCATTCTCCTCGGACTTTCCAGTGATCCAGACTTACAGTTAATCTTCTTCGTGCTGTTTCTAGTGATGTACCTGCTCACCATAGCTGGCAATCTTCTCATTGTGATAACCATATGTGTGGACTCCCACCTGCACTctcccatgtacttcttcctTAGCAACCTGTCTTTCTTAGATTTGGGATTTTCAACAGTCGCTATTCCCAAATCCCTTGTTAACTTTGTTTCGCAGAGCAAAATCATCTCATTCAATGACTGCATTGCTCAGATgtttttcttgcatttctttggaGGTGTAGAATGCTTTCACCTGGTCCTGATGGCTTATGACCGCTATGTTGCCATCTGCAATCCTTTGCGTTATAACACAATAATGAGTAGACAAGTCTGTCTCTTGATGGTGGCTTCTACATGGGTAGTTGGTTTCATTCATGCCTGTGGACAGGTGCTTCCAACAATtcagctgcctttctgtggtccgaatgagataaatcatttctattgTGATGCCCACCCCTTATCTTTGTTGGCTTGTACTAATACATTTATCAGTGAGAATTCAGATATGATCAACAGTGGAATATTAACCCTTGCATGTACCTTGATAGTGTTTATGTCTTACACATACATCATCTACGCCGTCTTAAAAATTCGCTCTGCTGAGGGAAGGCAAAAAGCCTTCTCTACCTGTGCCTCCCACATTCTAGTTGTCACACTGTTCTTTGGCCCCATGGTTTTCATGTACATGAGACCATCGGTGTCGTTTGATTCTGATAAACTGATCTCTGGTTTTTACACCATCGTAACCCCCGTGTTAAACCCTTTCATTTATACACTCAGAAACGAGAAAGTGAAAAAAGCCATGaagaggctgggatgtagaaaagTGTCTTCTCTGTAACTAAATAAAAACTGATTTCTGTCCATCTAAGAGAGACACCATTGTATAAACCATCTGCTCTCACTGACTGATGTATCGTCTGTGATCTGTTCTATAAAATTATGATTTTTTTCTGTTGCTTGATTACGTTTTTGAACAGAATTTCTACTGAAAGGTATAGTAAAACTGAACAAATGATGCTAGTCTTAGTGAAAAGCGGGAGCTATAGCGGAAATCCTGTTACTTGACGCTTTGACGTAGGTGCTAAGTGGTGGGTACTGGGTattaattctataacaacacttaGGAGGGTTAAAGGAATACTAGAGCAGATCTGCTTTACTGAACAGTTATGGCGTGTCTGTGGTAGGCGTAAGTTGACGTATTTAAGTACACCACGCAACCTCTTTTAACCtattgtattctataagttgtgttaATTGCTGGAGGTCATGCTCCCGACCCATGAATGTTCTGCTCATGTGTATACCCTCTTTCAATTTCACACTATGGAATTTACATGTACCCTTAGAGAATGGCGTTGAGTAGACACCTTGGCATGAGGGATGCGCTAGTTTTTAGAATTTCCCTTCGCATTTCCTATCATATCCACTCCGGAATCCAAGCAACCTGATTAATATTAGACTGGCATTGATGGTAGTTTTTTCTACAATTCTTTTTCGAAATTCAGTAGCAGTGTTTCTCTAAGACACACGATTGgccattctataaaggttgctaaaAATGAGGTGCCAATTGTGCCCATTAATTTCAAGAATCCCAGCATTTATGTCTGTGATTGGCAGAAATATTTGCAAGCTTCATGTATAAGTGATAGGCGACATTTTATGAAGTGTGCACGTAATGCTATggggcagtttatagaatatgcctaacacttggtcctgtgactaaatctagttgcggccatttacgtcaagtaaaacttggtgaaaATACCGACGCCTAAGTTAAGCAGGGAGGGGAAGGTTCTACAtacggcgcctaaaaaattggcgctaaaaTCATgtgctaagagtattctgtaatcggtgcctagatataggtgccgattatagaatacgcctaaatgttcatgcattcatttacaccaatgataaTGTgtcgtaaatcccagcacgtacatttaggcgcactgggccatattctataactaggtgcataaattttggaacgcctatgaaatgcccatttccccgtccATAACCACACCGCTTGTCACCTGCCTGCgttagaagttcggtgcacattgttacagaatacgtttagcgagttgagcgtctaaattctaatcagtgccaattactgcttgttaagtgctgttatcagctgtcattagcttgttaaattacgtgcattgttatagaatctgtgctgatTTTGGCATGTTCTCTAGGCGTGTTATAAGGAATTCGGGGGAGAGCGGGTGGTATTCTATATCactgcatgtaaatgctaggcaTGCCCATGACCTACCCgtgttcctcccatggccacatcctctTTTGAGTTTCACGtggtagaatttacgcacacgACTTTATAGAGTATGCACAGCgattagtgcatgtaaattctaattattg is drawn from Microcaecilia unicolor chromosome 14, aMicUni1.1, whole genome shotgun sequence and contains these coding sequences:
- the LOC115457857 gene encoding olfactory receptor 1509-like is translated as MAVRNETRVTQFILLGLSSDPDLQLIFFVLFLVMYLLTIAGNLLIVITICVDSHLHSPMYFFLSNLSFLDLGFSTVAIPKSLVNFVSQSKIISFNDCIAQMFFLHFFGGVECFHLVLMAYDRYVAICNPLRYNTIMSRQVCLLMVASTWVVGFIHACGQVLPTIQLPFCGPNEINHFYCDAHPLSLLACTNTFISENSDMINSGILTLACTLIVFMSYTYIIYAVLKIRSAEGRQKAFSTCASHILVVTLFFGPMVFMYMRPSVSFDSDKLISGFYTIVTPVLNPFIYTLRNEKVKKAMKRLGCRKVSSL